Proteins encoded together in one Marispirochaeta sp. window:
- a CDS encoding class I SAM-dependent methyltransferase: protein MDFYTSLSYYYDLLFPPSQEQKSWALDFSGPGPVLDAGCGTGELLLHLTGKGIPGFGFDADKEMIRRAKKKTVAAESNADFRKAGLTDASVLYQGRFFTAIFCMGNTIAHVHDLQELNTVIADFASLLSSGHKGRLAVQLLNYDRILRQKPQELPPLTAEEKDLKLRFLRRYRYEEEHILFTGALKAESSKNPAKNLESSFETILLPIRRQAITRAFSEAGLRNVGIWEDYGKTPAGEESAVFLVTGES, encoded by the coding sequence ATGGATTTTTATACTTCCCTGTCCTACTATTATGACCTGCTCTTTCCTCCTTCGCAGGAACAAAAAAGCTGGGCCCTGGATTTTTCCGGTCCCGGACCGGTACTGGACGCCGGATGCGGTACCGGGGAGCTTCTCCTGCATCTGACAGGCAAGGGCATTCCCGGTTTCGGCTTCGATGCTGACAAGGAGATGATCCGCAGGGCAAAGAAAAAAACCGTCGCGGCGGAAAGCAATGCAGATTTCCGGAAAGCCGGACTTACGGATGCTTCAGTTCTGTATCAAGGCCGCTTCTTTACTGCCATTTTCTGCATGGGCAACACCATTGCCCACGTCCACGACCTGCAGGAGCTGAATACTGTGATTGCGGATTTCGCTTCGCTGCTGTCCTCAGGGCACAAGGGGAGACTGGCGGTCCAGCTCCTCAACTATGACCGTATTCTTCGGCAGAAACCACAGGAGCTCCCCCCCCTGACGGCAGAAGAGAAAGACCTGAAACTTCGCTTTCTGCGGCGTTACCGCTATGAAGAAGAACATATACTATTTACCGGTGCCCTGAAGGCGGAATCATCCAAAAACCCCGCAAAGAACCTGGAGAGCAGCTTTGAAACCATCCTGCTGCCAATCCGCCGGCAGGCCATAACAAGGGCCTTCTCCGAAGCCGGGCTGAGGAATGTAGGTATCTGGGAGGACTACGGAAAAACTCCTGCCGGCGAAGAATCCGCGGTATTCCTGGTGACCGGGGAGAGCTAA
- the lipA gene encoding lipoyl synthase, which produces MEQSEDRYKRKPDWLKIPVRGGRDLNRVKALLKRLHLNTVCVEANCPNRMECFASRTATFMILGSVCTRNCRFCNVTPGTPETVDETEPARVAEAARELGLRHVVVTSVTRDDLADGGAGHFVAVIHELRRHLPAASVEVLIPDFLGDPDALAMVIDAAPDVINHNVETVPRLYPMVRPQADYRRSLELLRRVAECGKPIAVKTGLMLGLGEKREEVLVLFDDLRQAGCDFLTIGQYIAPSSSHYPVAEYVHPDVFDEYRREAQNRGFRHVASAPFVRSSYKAAEALNGKPGANPESL; this is translated from the coding sequence ATGGAACAATCTGAAGATAGGTATAAACGAAAACCAGACTGGTTGAAGATCCCCGTCCGGGGTGGTCGGGACCTGAACAGGGTCAAGGCCCTTTTAAAACGGCTGCATCTGAATACTGTCTGCGTGGAGGCGAACTGTCCCAACCGCATGGAGTGTTTTGCCTCCAGAACAGCGACTTTTATGATTCTCGGGAGCGTCTGCACCCGTAACTGCCGCTTCTGCAACGTGACTCCCGGAACCCCCGAAACTGTTGATGAAACCGAACCTGCCAGGGTGGCGGAAGCCGCCCGTGAACTTGGACTGCGTCATGTTGTTGTTACCTCAGTTACCCGGGACGACCTTGCCGACGGCGGGGCGGGACATTTTGTCGCGGTAATTCATGAACTGCGCCGGCATCTTCCGGCAGCCAGCGTGGAGGTCCTGATTCCCGATTTTCTGGGAGATCCGGATGCACTTGCAATGGTTATTGATGCCGCGCCGGATGTGATCAACCATAATGTGGAGACCGTCCCTCGTCTCTACCCCATGGTGCGGCCGCAGGCGGATTACCGCCGGTCCCTGGAGCTCCTGCGGCGGGTAGCGGAGTGCGGAAAGCCCATTGCCGTAAAAACCGGGTTAATGCTGGGACTGGGAGAAAAGCGGGAGGAGGTGCTGGTACTCTTTGATGATCTGAGGCAGGCCGGCTGCGACTTTTTGACCATTGGCCAGTATATTGCCCCATCGAGCAGTCATTATCCGGTGGCAGAGTATGTGCATCCTGATGTTTTTGATGAATACCGCAGAGAGGCTCAAAACCGGGGCTTTCGGCATGTCGCTTCGGCCCCCTTTGTGCGCTCTTCCTACAAGGCTGCGGAGGCCCTGAACGGAAAACCCGGGGCTAATCCCGAATCTCTTTAG
- the lipB gene encoding lipoyl(octanoyl) transferase LipB, translated as MKLRIIHAPQVPYAEALNIQQRLRELRQQEEIPDTLLLLEHPPVVTLGKRGAAGDILLPRELLAEKGIDVAEIDRGGQVTYHGPGQLVGYVIVNLYHHQRKLRLFVERLENSVIRYLKEHHDIDAGLSDEHVGVWAGENQDKKIAALGISISRGVTMHGFALNINCDLTPFSYIIPCGITDKGVTSTRMLTGRSTDMQRARREYADIFSDVYGYSETEELPWNNLKIGINENQTG; from the coding sequence GTGAAGCTGCGCATAATCCATGCACCCCAGGTTCCATACGCGGAAGCCTTGAACATTCAGCAGCGATTGCGTGAGCTCCGGCAGCAGGAAGAGATCCCGGATACCCTGCTTCTACTGGAGCATCCTCCGGTGGTTACCCTGGGCAAGCGGGGGGCAGCCGGGGATATTCTGCTCCCGCGGGAACTGCTGGCGGAGAAGGGAATCGATGTCGCAGAAATCGACCGGGGAGGCCAGGTTACCTACCACGGACCGGGTCAGCTTGTCGGCTATGTAATTGTGAACCTGTATCACCACCAGCGGAAGCTGCGGCTCTTTGTTGAACGTCTTGAAAATTCGGTAATCCGTTACCTGAAGGAGCATCATGACATTGACGCGGGCCTGAGTGACGAGCATGTCGGTGTCTGGGCAGGGGAAAATCAGGATAAAAAGATTGCCGCCCTGGGTATCAGCATCAGCCGCGGGGTCACCATGCACGGTTTTGCGCTGAATATTAACTGTGACTTGACTCCTTTCAGCTACATTATTCCCTGCGGTATAACTGACAAAGGTGTAACATCGACCCGGATGCTGACCGGCAGGTCCACCGACATGCAGCGTGCCCGCCGGGAGTATGCTGACATTTTCAGCGATGTCTACGGCTACAGTGAAACAGAGGAGCTTCCATGGAACAATCTGAAGATAGGTATAAACGAAAACCAGACTGGTTGA
- a CDS encoding LacI family DNA-binding transcriptional regulator yields the protein MNIYDIAREAGVSIATVSRVLNGSPKVKESTRTRIETILEKHRYSPSAFARGMVSGSMHTIGVLTVDVRDLYFGTVTYTIEQAFSRAGYTTVLCNTGGIPERQLHYLDLLTTKKVDGIILVGSYFDDQDLEEAIRTLAGRIPVVMLNRIFQVRISGRLYVMKPGELLIV from the coding sequence ATGAATATCTACGACATAGCCCGGGAAGCCGGGGTATCCATCGCTACAGTCTCGCGGGTGCTGAACGGCAGTCCGAAGGTTAAGGAATCTACCAGAACAAGAATCGAAACAATCCTTGAGAAACACCGTTACTCTCCCAGTGCCTTTGCCAGGGGAATGGTATCCGGCAGCATGCATACCATCGGCGTCCTGACTGTGGACGTACGTGACCTCTATTTCGGGACCGTTACATACACTATTGAACAGGCATTCTCCAGGGCCGGGTATACAACAGTTCTCTGCAACACCGGTGGAATCCCCGAACGGCAGCTTCATTACCTTGATCTGTTGACCACAAAAAAGGTGGACGGTATCATTTTGGTGGGGTCCTACTTTGACGATCAGGACCTTGAGGAGGCCATCCGTACTCTGGCCGGCAGAATTCCTGTTGTAATGCTTAACCGGATCTTCCAGGTGAGAATATCTGGTCGGTTGTATGTGATGAAGCCCGGGGAATTATTGATTGTGTAG
- a CDS encoding substrate-binding domain-containing protein: protein MDCVAHLASLGHRDIVYIKDTRTYSAARKLSGFYRGMEQAGLFAGTESVMETEKGIIGGITAIRRIREKGIPFSAIVTGDDLSAAGAIKGLKKLDMVPGRDVAVTGFNDSLLAISTDPELTSVNSLPEKMGETAVAILSLVLEGEDPPQSTLVRPKLAIRESSSPFSRHKE from the coding sequence ATTGATTGTGTAGCCCACCTTGCCTCCCTTGGGCATCGTGATATTGTCTACATCAAGGACACCAGGACCTACAGTGCGGCCAGGAAACTTTCCGGGTTTTACCGGGGAATGGAGCAGGCTGGTCTTTTCGCCGGAACCGAGTCCGTTATGGAAACCGAAAAAGGAATCATCGGAGGCATTACCGCAATTCGGCGCATCAGGGAGAAGGGAATCCCCTTCAGTGCCATTGTGACCGGCGACGACCTGAGCGCTGCCGGAGCAATCAAGGGACTAAAAAAGCTGGACATGGTTCCGGGAAGGGATGTCGCGGTTACCGGGTTCAATGATTCTCTGCTTGCAATAAGCACGGACCCGGAACTGACTTCGGTAAACAGTCTTCCGGAAAAGATGGGGGAGACCGCCGTTGCCATCCTCTCACTGGTTCTGGAGGGCGAAGACCCTCCGCAAAGCACCCTGGTCAGGCCGAAATTAGCCATCAGGGAGAGCAGCTCCCCTTTTTCCAGACACAAGGAGTAG
- a CDS encoding tagaturonate reductase: MKQLSREAAAAIDFPPSVQVPDLTVRPVRVLQFGEGNFLRGFVDWMVDRMNRAGVFNGSIQIVQPIPRGMVEALNEQDGLYTLFLRGLKKGSVIEQKEVIASIAGGIDPFSDFNAFLMAAENPDLRFIVSNTTEAGIAYSKEDRPEGTPSASFPGKIVQLLYHRFSAFKGAANTGFVFLPCELIDRNGDNLKKIVLRLAEEWKMPEEFRSWITEDNVFCNTLVDRIVTGYPKEKAGEYAEELGYQDKLLNTGELFHLWVIEGPAELKEEFPLHAADIQVVWTEDMTPYRTRKVRILNGAHTMTVPAAYLAGMDTVGECLADNVVASFMKRGLFDEIIPVMSMPNNELTGYADEVLERFANPFITHYLLDISLNSVSKFKARVLPSLKDYIARKNQVPRYLSFSLAALIRFYKGSELQNGSLTGTRGGGTYRVTDNQEVLEFFRNLWLKYGTDNESLRQAAAAVLSETQLWGEDLSRLPGLVDSVGFHLDNIQRAGMLAAIKNLL, encoded by the coding sequence ATGAAACAGTTATCCCGAGAAGCTGCAGCGGCAATCGATTTTCCCCCTTCGGTGCAAGTCCCGGACCTGACAGTTCGGCCGGTCAGGGTACTGCAGTTCGGGGAAGGCAACTTTTTGAGAGGATTCGTCGACTGGATGGTGGACCGCATGAACCGGGCCGGGGTGTTCAACGGCAGCATTCAGATTGTGCAGCCCATTCCGCGGGGCATGGTAGAAGCCCTGAATGAACAGGACGGACTCTACACCCTCTTTCTGCGGGGACTCAAGAAGGGATCAGTAATCGAACAGAAGGAAGTAATCGCCTCTATTGCCGGGGGGATTGATCCTTTTAGCGATTTTAATGCCTTTCTCATGGCTGCAGAGAACCCGGACCTGAGGTTCATCGTCTCGAACACTACGGAAGCCGGCATTGCCTATTCTAAAGAGGATCGACCCGAAGGCACCCCTTCAGCCTCCTTTCCGGGAAAGATTGTTCAGCTCCTGTATCACCGTTTTTCCGCCTTCAAAGGGGCAGCAAATACGGGGTTTGTGTTCCTTCCATGCGAGCTCATTGACCGGAACGGGGATAACCTTAAAAAGATTGTGCTTCGACTTGCTGAAGAGTGGAAAATGCCGGAGGAGTTCCGGTCATGGATCACGGAAGACAATGTCTTCTGCAACACACTGGTGGACCGCATTGTAACCGGCTACCCAAAAGAGAAAGCCGGGGAATATGCAGAAGAGCTCGGGTACCAGGACAAACTGCTTAATACCGGCGAACTTTTTCATCTGTGGGTCATTGAGGGTCCGGCGGAGCTCAAGGAGGAGTTCCCTCTGCATGCAGCGGATATTCAGGTGGTCTGGACAGAAGATATGACCCCCTACCGTACCAGGAAGGTACGGATTCTCAACGGTGCCCACACCATGACCGTGCCCGCCGCCTACCTGGCAGGAATGGATACTGTTGGAGAGTGCCTGGCGGACAACGTAGTGGCCTCTTTTATGAAACGGGGGCTCTTTGATGAAATTATTCCGGTCATGAGTATGCCGAATAATGAGTTAACCGGGTATGCCGACGAGGTCCTGGAGCGATTCGCCAACCCCTTCATTACTCACTACCTGCTGGACATATCCCTGAACTCGGTTTCAAAATTCAAGGCCCGGGTCCTGCCGTCCTTAAAGGATTACATAGCCCGGAAAAACCAGGTTCCCCGGTACTTAAGCTTCTCCCTTGCTGCCCTGATCCGATTTTACAAGGGGAGCGAACTGCAAAACGGGAGTCTTACAGGCACCCGGGGGGGCGGAACCTATCGGGTTACAGACAACCAGGAAGTCCTGGAGTTCTTCCGTAATCTGTGGTTAAAGTACGGCACGGATAACGAAAGCCTCCGCCAGGCGGCAGCCGCGGTCCTGTCGGAAACACAGCTCTGGGGAGAGGACCTTTCCCGTCTGCCGGGACTGGTGGACAGCGTCGGCTTTCATCTTGATAACATTCAGCGGGCTGGCATGCTCGCCGCAATAAAAAACCTTCTGTGA
- a CDS encoding altronate dehydratase family protein, translated as MSTYRIHDRDNVAVAVEDLKAGEPLDLGGVRVICRTGIPRGHKFAIRKIDAGGRIVKYGYPIGTALQDIDPGEHIHVHNLKTGLSGTLEYDYDPVDARLQAAESRSFMGFLRSDGKAGTRNEVWIIPISGCVNRTTQMLANSGCTFPENVEGIHAFPHPFGCSQLGDDHEHTRNILAGLTEHPNAGAVLLVGLGCENNQMDTFIELLKQRGSWNDRRIQWMVTQDVEDELASGRELLMRCIDYAAQFQRREIPSAKLIVGLKCGGSDGLSGLTANPLVGAFSDDLITQGGSTILTEVPEMFGAETILMNRAANKEVYGKIVSLINNFKEYFLKHNQTVYENPSPGNKKGGISTLEDKSLGCTQKSGDAPVTDVIHYGEILRTPGLNLLQGPGNDIVSVTALAAAGAQIILFTTGRGNPLGSPVPTVKIASNNDLAARKAHWIDFSAGDLVSKPGTLMETLRKDLMGVVLDHASGKRTRNEENGYREIAIFKDGVIL; from the coding sequence ATGAGCACCTATCGTATTCATGACAGAGACAACGTTGCCGTCGCAGTAGAAGACCTGAAAGCCGGAGAACCCCTGGACCTTGGAGGTGTTCGGGTTATATGCAGGACCGGAATCCCCCGGGGTCATAAATTCGCCATTCGCAAAATTGATGCCGGCGGAAGGATAGTGAAATACGGGTATCCTATCGGGACTGCTCTGCAGGATATAGACCCGGGAGAACATATCCATGTCCACAACCTGAAAACCGGCCTCTCCGGGACCCTGGAATATGACTACGATCCGGTAGACGCACGGCTCCAGGCAGCGGAATCCCGCAGCTTTATGGGATTCCTGAGGTCCGACGGAAAGGCCGGCACCCGCAACGAAGTCTGGATCATACCCATTTCGGGCTGCGTTAACCGGACAACCCAAATGCTGGCAAACAGCGGCTGCACTTTTCCGGAAAACGTGGAAGGAATCCACGCCTTTCCTCACCCCTTCGGCTGCTCCCAGCTGGGTGATGACCATGAGCACACCCGCAACATTCTTGCCGGCCTTACGGAACACCCCAACGCCGGAGCTGTACTGCTGGTTGGTCTTGGCTGCGAAAACAACCAGATGGACACTTTTATTGAGCTCCTGAAGCAGAGGGGCTCCTGGAACGACAGGCGTATTCAGTGGATGGTTACCCAGGATGTGGAGGACGAACTGGCAAGCGGCAGGGAACTTCTGATGCGCTGTATCGACTACGCTGCGCAGTTTCAGCGCCGGGAGATTCCCTCCGCAAAGCTGATTGTGGGTCTTAAATGCGGTGGTTCAGACGGTTTATCCGGTCTTACCGCGAATCCTCTTGTGGGGGCATTCTCCGATGACCTGATTACCCAGGGGGGCAGCACAATATTGACGGAAGTCCCGGAAATGTTCGGTGCCGAGACTATCCTGATGAACCGTGCCGCGAACAAAGAAGTTTACGGTAAAATTGTCTCCCTTATTAATAATTTCAAGGAATACTTTTTAAAACATAACCAGACGGTTTACGAGAACCCCAGCCCGGGCAACAAAAAGGGCGGTATATCTACCCTTGAGGACAAATCCCTTGGCTGTACCCAGAAGAGCGGGGATGCCCCGGTTACCGATGTCATTCATTATGGGGAGATACTCAGGACCCCGGGGCTCAACCTGCTGCAGGGCCCCGGCAACGATATTGTTTCGGTTACCGCCCTGGCGGCGGCAGGGGCCCAGATAATCCTCTTTACCACCGGACGAGGCAACCCTCTGGGATCCCCGGTCCCTACCGTCAAGATTGCAAGCAACAACGACCTGGCCGCAAGAAAAGCCCACTGGATAGATTTCAGCGCCGGAGATCTGGTCTCCAAACCCGGAACCCTGATGGAAACCCTGCGAAAAGACCTTATGGGGGTAGTGCTTGATCATGCTTCGGGAAAACGCACCCGAAACGAGGAAAACGGGTATCGGGAAATAGCCATATTCAAGGACGGGGTCATTCTCTGA
- a CDS encoding cation diffusion facilitator family transporter, with amino-acid sequence MPERRARIIARASVIGIIANALLSAAKIIVGFLAGSYAVISDGIDSATDILTSAITLVTIKISEKPPDVQHPYGHTRAETIATKLLSFIIFFAGAQLAIITVQHLISGRVSSLPKMAALVVTGVSILVKLGLAIYKYRVGRATGSSMLIADAANMRNDIFISLTVLTGLFAIHILHMPIIDPIIAFLLSIWIMRVALGIFLETSVELMDGQADPEIYKKIFCAVSEVPEAMNPHRTRVRRIGRLQVVDLDVEVDGSATVLVGHQIAGKVEEAIKREIPDVYDVIVHIEPLGKGEHRERYGLSQHIMDEQQNSC; translated from the coding sequence ATGCCCGAAAGACGAGCCAGAATCATTGCCCGAGCTTCGGTAATCGGTATAATTGCCAACGCGCTGCTCTCGGCCGCCAAGATCATCGTCGGTTTTCTTGCCGGCAGCTATGCTGTTATCAGCGATGGTATTGATTCTGCAACGGACATACTGACCTCCGCGATTACTCTGGTAACCATAAAGATCAGCGAAAAGCCGCCGGATGTTCAGCATCCTTACGGGCACACCAGGGCAGAGACTATCGCAACCAAGCTTCTGAGTTTTATCATCTTCTTTGCCGGCGCCCAGCTGGCAATCATCACTGTTCAGCACCTGATCTCCGGTCGGGTCTCATCACTCCCAAAGATGGCGGCTCTGGTGGTAACCGGGGTTTCTATTCTCGTAAAGCTTGGCCTTGCCATCTATAAATACCGGGTAGGCCGGGCAACGGGAAGTTCGATGCTGATTGCCGACGCGGCGAATATGCGTAACGATATATTTATCTCCCTCACGGTGCTGACCGGACTTTTCGCCATCCACATACTGCATATGCCGATTATCGATCCGATTATCGCCTTTTTGCTCAGTATCTGGATCATGCGGGTAGCCCTGGGGATTTTTCTTGAGACTTCAGTCGAATTGATGGACGGACAAGCTGATCCGGAGATCTACAAGAAGATCTTTTGTGCAGTCAGTGAGGTTCCTGAGGCCATGAATCCCCACCGGACCCGGGTGCGCAGAATCGGCAGGCTCCAGGTAGTTGATCTTGACGTCGAAGTCGACGGCAGCGCGACGGTCCTGGTGGGGCATCAGATTGCAGGAAAGGTCGAAGAAGCCATAAAGAGAGAGATCCCCGATGTGTACGACGTAATTGTTCACATTGAACCCCTTGGCAAGGGCGAACACCGGGAGCGTTACGGCCTTTCTCAGCATATCATGGATGAACAGCAGAACAGCTGCTGA
- a CDS encoding (deoxy)nucleoside triphosphate pyrophosphohydrolase: MKRIRVTAAVVRRNGYILLARRSASQSRALMWEFPGGKVEEGENDRGCLVRELREELGIETRIGELVGVFPCTYPDISIELAVYNAEVLEGEPHPREHHELAWVTIDNLLEYKLADADVPAAELLYTETRK; this comes from the coding sequence ATGAAAAGAATTCGTGTAACCGCAGCGGTTGTGCGCCGGAATGGATATATTCTGCTTGCACGGCGTTCCGCCTCTCAGTCCCGCGCCCTGATGTGGGAGTTTCCGGGGGGCAAGGTTGAGGAGGGTGAGAATGATCGCGGCTGTCTGGTCAGAGAGCTGCGCGAAGAGCTGGGTATAGAGACTCGAATCGGAGAACTGGTCGGTGTTTTTCCCTGTACATACCCGGATATCTCCATTGAACTTGCGGTATATAACGCGGAAGTCCTGGAAGGAGAACCTCATCCCAGGGAGCATCACGAGCTTGCATGGGTTACGATAGATAATCTGCTGGAGTATAAACTGGCGGATGCTGATGTTCCAGCGGCCGAACTGCTCTATACCGAAACCCGGAAATAA
- a CDS encoding alpha/beta hydrolase, whose amino-acid sequence MIQEGRYFGFKERELYYRYALPAEPKASILIIHGYGEHSGRYVHVIEAFAARGYAVFVPDYRGHGRSSRTLGDLEGRNKIREDLHILTQTISQQCPGLPVVLLGHSMGGMFALYQLLKYQDQYVAAVLSAPAILLPEGISPLIKAMAGVLAGIVPKLPVQELDLSEATRNMEMRAEDEKDPLQYKGKARARTGNETILAQQEIQDRLNEISLPLLIMHGDDDKVIDPAATEIVYSRASSQDKTKKLWPGLYHELMNEPEREKVFEFIFTWLSSRLPD is encoded by the coding sequence ATGATACAGGAAGGAAGGTACTTCGGATTTAAGGAAAGGGAACTCTATTACCGATATGCGCTTCCCGCGGAACCAAAGGCTTCAATACTCATTATCCATGGTTATGGAGAACATTCCGGCCGTTACGTGCACGTTATTGAAGCCTTCGCAGCCCGGGGCTATGCTGTATTTGTACCGGATTATCGGGGGCACGGCAGAAGTTCCAGGACCCTGGGGGACCTGGAAGGTCGGAACAAGATACGGGAAGACCTGCATATTCTTACCCAGACCATCAGCCAGCAATGCCCGGGGCTGCCTGTTGTGCTTCTTGGCCATAGTATGGGAGGGATGTTCGCCCTCTATCAACTCCTGAAATACCAGGACCAGTACGTCGCTGCTGTCCTGAGTGCTCCTGCCATTCTGCTGCCGGAAGGAATCAGTCCTCTGATCAAGGCCATGGCGGGGGTTCTTGCCGGTATTGTGCCGAAACTGCCCGTGCAGGAGCTTGACTTAAGCGAGGCTACCAGGAATATGGAGATGCGGGCAGAGGATGAAAAAGATCCTCTGCAGTATAAGGGAAAAGCCAGAGCGCGGACCGGAAACGAGACTATTCTGGCCCAGCAGGAGATCCAGGACCGTCTTAACGAGATAAGCCTTCCTCTCCTGATCATGCACGGTGACGATGATAAGGTTATTGATCCGGCGGCGACGGAGATTGTCTATTCACGGGCTTCGAGTCAGGATAAAACAAAAAAGCTCTGGCCGGGGCTGTACCACGAGCTGATGAACGAGCCTGAACGGGAAAAGGTGTTCGAGTTTATCTTTACATGGCTGTCTTCACGGCTGCCCGATTAA
- a CDS encoding phosphoenolpyruvate carboxykinase (GTP), translating to MKKGTDILSDVGGVKTIDEARKVFEANLDSANLAKISKIKNEEALLKIANAVSMCEPDSVFIISDTPEDAAHVKTRSLETGEEKKLAIKDHTIHYDLPEDQGRLVSQTFYIINEGEDISALAKKQLRGEAHGYVKENMKGIMKGLTMYVSFLNRGPVGAKASIPALMITSSTYVQTSGHLLYRNVFSSFDSEVERCGTFFTNVHSQGPNRSEDVPKARIYMDRSWQTCYSTYCTYAGNTLLLKKGNHRFAVDRATYYKVEEELSEHMFITGMTGPGGRKTYFAGAAPSGCGKTTTAMVGTDFIGDDLAQIWIDESTGTVRAINPESGIFGIVEDVNWEGDPYLMKRLREEGTQVIFSNVLIDENLKPRWVGDGEPIPEKGTNFQGEWWPGKTDANGKPVPMSHPNSRCTLKCSAIDNYNEKAAEDPHGVHVKVLTYSGRDADTMVPVWVARTPDEGVAIGASVVSKATATEVGATGVNRQPWANAPFVPGALADYMDAQFKFYNSSKIKDKPILAGLNYFLTHENRGGSGKGLLGEKKDVKVWLGWLDLYANGDVDAIETPIGFVPKYEDLKKLFNGIDKEYPKSLYDMQFAVYVDNIIKRIDLQTEAYSKEKNLPSQLFKVYEKQKEELLALKEKFGSVVSVEQIAGR from the coding sequence ATGAAGAAAGGAACAGACATCCTTTCAGACGTCGGCGGCGTAAAAACCATCGATGAAGCCCGCAAGGTCTTTGAAGCGAACCTGGATTCCGCCAATCTCGCGAAAATTTCAAAGATCAAAAACGAAGAGGCCCTGCTCAAGATCGCCAATGCGGTTTCCATGTGCGAGCCTGACAGTGTTTTTATTATCAGTGATACCCCTGAAGACGCAGCGCACGTTAAAACGCGCAGCCTCGAAACCGGGGAAGAGAAAAAACTGGCCATTAAAGACCACACTATTCACTATGACCTGCCCGAAGATCAGGGACGTCTGGTCAGCCAGACCTTTTACATCATAAATGAGGGTGAGGACATCAGCGCACTGGCCAAGAAGCAGCTTCGCGGCGAAGCTCACGGGTATGTAAAGGAAAATATGAAGGGCATCATGAAGGGACTTACAATGTACGTCTCCTTTCTGAACCGGGGACCCGTAGGCGCAAAGGCCTCTATTCCCGCCCTCATGATTACCTCTTCTACCTATGTCCAGACCAGCGGCCACCTTTTGTACCGGAACGTATTTTCCAGTTTCGACAGCGAAGTTGAACGCTGCGGTACTTTCTTTACCAACGTTCACAGTCAGGGACCCAATCGGTCAGAAGATGTACCGAAAGCCCGTATCTACATGGACAGAAGCTGGCAGACCTGTTACTCCACCTACTGTACGTATGCCGGTAATACCCTGCTGCTGAAGAAGGGGAACCACCGCTTTGCTGTAGACCGTGCAACCTACTACAAGGTCGAGGAAGAGCTTTCCGAGCACATGTTCATTACCGGTATGACCGGCCCCGGCGGACGGAAGACCTACTTTGCCGGTGCTGCCCCCTCGGGATGTGGAAAAACCACGACCGCAATGGTTGGGACCGACTTTATCGGAGACGACCTGGCTCAGATCTGGATCGATGAATCCACGGGAACCGTCCGGGCGATTAACCCTGAAAGCGGTATCTTCGGGATTGTTGAAGACGTTAACTGGGAAGGCGACCCCTACCTGATGAAGCGTCTGCGCGAAGAGGGAACCCAGGTTATCTTCTCCAATGTCCTGATCGACGAAAACCTGAAGCCCCGCTGGGTAGGCGACGGCGAACCGATCCCCGAGAAGGGAACAAATTTTCAGGGTGAATGGTGGCCCGGAAAAACCGATGCCAACGGCAAACCGGTGCCCATGTCTCACCCCAACTCCCGCTGTACCCTGAAATGCTCCGCAATCGATAACTATAACGAGAAGGCCGCAGAAGATCCCCATGGAGTACACGTTAAGGTTCTTACCTACTCCGGACGTGACGCTGACACCATGGTTCCCGTATGGGTAGCCCGGACTCCCGACGAAGGTGTTGCTATCGGTGCGTCTGTTGTTTCCAAGGCAACCGCGACCGAAGTTGGAGCAACTGGTGTTAACCGGCAGCCCTGGGCCAACGCACCTTTTGTCCCCGGTGCGCTTGCCGACTACATGGACGCTCAGTTCAAGTTTTATAACTCCTCCAAGATCAAGGATAAACCCATCCTGGCAGGGCTTAACTACTTCCTTACCCATGAAAACCGCGGCGGATCCGGAAAGGGCCTGCTGGGTGAAAAGAAGGACGTAAAGGTCTGGCTCGGCTGGCTTGATCTCTATGCCAATGGCGATGTAGATGCCATCGAAACCCCTATTGGTTTTGTTCCGAAGTATGAGGACCTGAAGAAGCTTTTCAACGGAATCGACAAAGAGTATCCCAAGAGCCTCTACGACATGCAGTTTGCCGTCTATGTTGACAACATCATCAAGAGAATTGACCTGCAGACCGAAGCCTACAGCAAGGAAAAGAATCTTCCTTCACAGCTGTTCAAGGTTTACGAGAAGCAGAAGGAAGAACTTCTGGCCCTTAAGGAAAAATTCGGATCTGTTGTTTCTGTTGAGCAGATAGCCGGTAGATAA